The following coding sequences lie in one Treponema socranskii subsp. buccale genomic window:
- a CDS encoding PhoH family protein has product MDSAYTIVVPDADVLSCVCGTNDSNLKLIEEHLGVPVFTRGNELSVDEEDPVVREKFRFIIDRILDEIESGDEDGKNIIASVLNTQPHLDISRCAISIPGGFRKIYPRSDNQARYIDMLRSFDMVICTGAAGSGKTFLAVAEALKMLLSHNTSKLVVTRPVVEAGESLGYLPGDLEQKLNPYLRPFYDAMESLVPRETVRRLVESGAVETAPLAYMRGRTLEASVVILDEAQNTTREQMKMFLTRMGENTKVFVTGDITQIDLPRRTESGLVHALGLLKSIPEIGTMKLTADDVIRAQLVKKIVKAYEDEERQ; this is encoded by the coding sequence GTGGACAGCGCTTATACGATAGTCGTGCCGGATGCCGATGTTTTGTCCTGCGTCTGCGGTACGAACGACAGCAATTTGAAACTCATCGAAGAGCATTTGGGCGTGCCGGTGTTTACGCGGGGGAATGAGCTTTCCGTAGATGAAGAGGATCCTGTCGTCCGCGAGAAATTCCGCTTTATTATCGACAGGATTCTCGACGAAATAGAAAGCGGCGACGAAGACGGTAAAAACATCATCGCGTCCGTTTTAAATACGCAGCCGCACCTCGATATTTCGCGCTGTGCGATTTCGATCCCCGGAGGTTTCAGGAAAATCTATCCGCGTTCGGACAATCAGGCGCGCTATATCGATATGCTCCGCTCGTTCGACATGGTCATCTGCACGGGAGCCGCGGGCAGCGGCAAAACCTTTCTCGCCGTCGCCGAAGCGCTGAAAATGCTCCTTTCCCACAATACATCGAAACTCGTCGTGACGCGTCCCGTCGTTGAAGCCGGAGAAAGCCTCGGCTATCTGCCCGGCGATTTGGAACAAAAGCTCAATCCCTATCTGCGTCCGTTTTACGACGCTATGGAATCACTCGTACCGCGCGAAACGGTGAGGCGTCTTGTCGAATCGGGCGCGGTCGAAACGGCGCCGCTTGCGTATATGCGCGGGCGGACGCTCGAAGCGAGCGTGGTCATCCTCGATGAAGCGCAAAACACGACTCGCGAACAGATGAAGATGTTTTTGACACGCATGGGCGAAAACACGAAAGTGTTTGTAACCGGCGACATCACGCAGATCGATCTGCCGCGCCGCACGGAAAGCGGGCTCGTTCACGCGCTCGGATTATTAAAATCGATTCCGGAAATCGGAACGATGAAGCTGACGGCGGACGACGTGATCCGCGCTCAGCTCGTAAAAAAGATAGTAAAGGCGTATGAAGATGAAGAAAGACAATGA